From the Streptomyces nigrescens genome, one window contains:
- a CDS encoding ArsR family transcriptional regulator — translation MISIAMSADALAATRFAVSPLMQAGAVLHPHRPQATGRVGVPRQQVDGALQDRHLHLLSALRREIRGYAPDFMTPGAVADGTPDLEAELHRVATTPAPVVARQMNRMFRTSSLRGQASTRARPGVRDFLERGERAFAQKAADELESFWRQSLAPLWPSVAAGIEADIEHRAGLIARSGLSAVLNSLHRDVAYGCGALHLESEHRIEVPGTTDLTLFPSPVAHSWLVSVDPWQERGIYLIYPTRRPHGPDRTAGGTGPLLGSVLGHSRSTLLAGLDLPRTTSQLADRHHLSPSTVSYHLSHLLRAGLVTRAREGSRVYYRRTVNAERMCGGRAASGDGVSQTRRGTPVGSAPQQAADHEGVVSA, via the coding sequence ATGATCAGCATCGCCATGAGCGCCGACGCGTTGGCGGCCACGCGGTTCGCGGTCTCACCGTTGATGCAGGCCGGAGCGGTGCTGCACCCGCATCGCCCGCAGGCAACGGGCCGTGTCGGCGTGCCCCGACAGCAGGTCGATGGCGCGCTGCAGGATCGGCATCTGCATCTGCTGTCCGCGCTGCGCCGCGAGATCCGCGGTTATGCACCGGACTTCATGACTCCCGGAGCGGTCGCGGACGGCACACCGGATCTCGAGGCGGAGTTGCATCGGGTCGCCACGACGCCTGCTCCTGTCGTCGCCCGGCAGATGAACCGTATGTTCCGGACCTCGTCCCTGCGGGGGCAGGCATCCACTCGTGCGCGTCCCGGTGTCAGGGATTTCCTGGAACGCGGCGAGCGGGCCTTCGCGCAGAAGGCCGCCGACGAGCTGGAGTCGTTCTGGCGTCAGAGCCTCGCGCCCCTGTGGCCCTCCGTCGCTGCCGGCATCGAAGCCGATATCGAGCACCGGGCGGGCCTGATCGCCCGCAGCGGTCTGAGCGCCGTACTGAACTCCCTGCACCGGGACGTCGCCTACGGCTGTGGCGCGCTGCACCTGGAGAGCGAGCACCGGATCGAGGTACCCGGGACCACGGACCTCACGCTCTTTCCCTCGCCAGTCGCGCACAGCTGGCTCGTCAGCGTGGATCCCTGGCAGGAACGCGGCATCTACCTCATCTACCCGACCCGCCGTCCCCATGGACCGGACCGGACCGCCGGCGGAACCGGTCCGCTCCTGGGCAGCGTCCTCGGCCACTCCCGGTCCACCCTGCTGGCCGGCCTCGATCTGCCCCGCACCACCAGCCAGCTCGCCGACCGCCACCACCTGAGCCCGTCGACCGTCTCCTATCACCTCAGCCATCTTCTCCGGGCGGGGCTGGTCACCCGGGCGAGGGAAGGAAGCCGGGTGTACTACCGGCGCACGGTGAACGCCGAGCGGATGTGTGGCGGTCGAGCGGCTTCTGGTGATGGTGTGTCACAGACCCGCCGTGGCACACCGGTTGGTTCTGCTCCCCAGCAGGCGGCCGACCATGAGGGAGTCGTGTCGGCGTAA
- a CDS encoding (2Fe-2S)-binding protein: protein MTEPSAASTAHLAALGPFCAFETHAAGSEPSPPWRPLSEAAQEGSGVLRERVASVRASLAANSGRPPEAVAPRVAASVAHLGLVARVISPVLGLAALHGLPSRPLTLGDLWWGSALGGAFRLSLPREAVTPVAGGDTRTAGAIAADMLDGPVRALVDAFAPFSVSRRILWGNVASAVNGAATGITAAAPGLEQPARAVALAFLRQPQLRDTHTLDTHNGRFTRRSCCLIYQAAPNAAGAVCGDCVLVRGRSGRGQDGRGGRGRR, encoded by the coding sequence ATGACGGAACCCTCCGCAGCGTCGACGGCACACCTGGCGGCACTCGGGCCCTTCTGTGCCTTCGAGACACACGCTGCGGGGTCCGAACCCAGCCCGCCCTGGCGGCCGTTGAGCGAGGCGGCGCAGGAAGGGAGCGGCGTCCTGCGGGAGCGGGTCGCATCGGTGCGGGCCTCTCTCGCCGCCAACAGCGGCCGACCACCCGAAGCCGTCGCGCCTCGGGTGGCCGCATCGGTGGCCCATCTGGGCCTGGTGGCGCGGGTCATCTCACCGGTCCTCGGCCTGGCCGCTCTGCACGGCCTGCCGTCGCGGCCGCTCACACTGGGCGACCTGTGGTGGGGTTCCGCCCTCGGGGGCGCGTTCCGGCTGTCGCTGCCCCGGGAGGCGGTGACCCCGGTCGCCGGTGGTGACACCCGCACGGCCGGCGCCATCGCCGCGGACATGCTGGACGGACCGGTGCGTGCCCTGGTGGACGCCTTTGCCCCCTTCTCGGTGTCCCGGCGCATCCTGTGGGGCAATGTGGCCTCGGCCGTGAACGGCGCGGCCACGGGCATCACGGCGGCGGCCCCGGGCCTGGAACAGCCCGCCCGCGCGGTGGCCCTGGCCTTCCTGCGGCAGCCGCAACTGCGGGACACCCACACCCTGGACACCCACAACGGCCGCTTCACACGGAGGAGTTGCTGCCTGATCTACCAGGCCGCCCCCAATGCCGCGGGCGCCGTGTGCGGCGATTGCGTGCTGGTGCGCGGACGGAGCGGTCGCGGACAGGACGGTCGCGGGGGACGGGGCCGACGCTGA
- a CDS encoding LysR family transcriptional regulator — MELRHLRCLVAIVDAGGFTDAAIELGISQAAVSRTLGSLEDSLGVRLLHRTSRSVIPTTAGVQVLARARKVLAEADNLIREATTGHTRLRIGHAWSAMGRHTAEYQRRWAARYPDIELHLVRTNSATGGLAEGLCDLAVVRTTFDDARFASAVVGEERRYCAMAADDPWAKRRAIPLADIHARTLLIDRRTGTTTADLWPPDTRPVVEYTQDIDDWLAVIATGRSVGITPESTVNQYRRDGIVFRRIRDAAPVAVHLIWRRHDPHPATHAAVALLTDLYRQRT; from the coding sequence ATGGAACTGCGACATCTGCGCTGTCTGGTGGCGATCGTCGATGCCGGTGGCTTCACCGATGCCGCCATCGAACTCGGGATCTCACAGGCCGCGGTGTCCCGGACGCTCGGTTCGCTCGAAGACTCCCTCGGCGTGCGGCTGTTGCACCGCACCAGCAGGAGCGTCATCCCCACCACCGCGGGCGTTCAGGTGCTGGCGCGCGCCCGGAAGGTGCTGGCCGAGGCCGACAACCTCATCCGCGAGGCCACCACCGGTCACACCCGGCTGCGCATCGGCCACGCCTGGTCGGCCATGGGCCGGCACACCGCCGAGTACCAGCGCCGCTGGGCGGCCCGCTATCCCGACATCGAACTGCATCTGGTCCGCACCAACTCCGCCACCGGCGGCCTGGCGGAGGGCCTGTGCGACCTCGCCGTGGTCCGTACGACCTTCGACGACGCGCGCTTCGCCAGCGCCGTCGTCGGCGAGGAACGCCGCTACTGCGCCATGGCCGCCGACGACCCCTGGGCCAAACGCCGGGCCATCCCCCTGGCCGACATCCACGCCCGTACCCTCCTCATCGACCGGCGCACCGGCACCACCACCGCCGACCTGTGGCCCCCCGATACGCGTCCGGTCGTCGAGTACACCCAGGACATCGACGACTGGCTCGCGGTGATCGCCACCGGCCGCAGCGTCGGGATCACACCGGAGAGCACCGTCAACCAGTACCGGCGCGACGGCATCGTCTTCCGGCGGATCCGGGACGCCGCACCCGTCGCGGTCCACCTCATCTGGCGACGCCATGACCCGCATCCGGCCACCCATGCCGCCGTCGCGCTGCTCACCGACCTCTACCGGCAGCGCACGTGA